One part of the Solanum dulcamara chromosome 8, daSolDulc1.2, whole genome shotgun sequence genome encodes these proteins:
- the LOC129898752 gene encoding glutamate receptor 2.8-like, producing the protein MPNPRCKFLFLFIQLVSIITFCHYTREIRSEDNNTSAVKVDVGIILDLETDVGKVMHISILLALADYHANTSRGAIRIVPHIRDSKNNDVEAASAAIYLLKDVQVQAIFGPQMSTQTDFVIDLGNRVKVPIISPATSPSLSVKENPFFIRGALPSSSQTKAIAAIVKNYNWREVVVIYEDSPYGTGILPHLTDALLEISTLVSYRSGISPSANDDQILRELYKLKTMQTRVFIVHLQPSLASRLFLKAKEAGMMSDGYAWIITDVLTSLLDLVDTSLIESSMQGVLGVKSYVPRSNELNNYTKRWRKRFRQEYPDMDQVELNIFGLWAYDSITTLAEAVEKVGTTAIPKLKKPDTRENITDLDALRTSEVGSLLIHSMQNIELKTGLSGDFHIVDSELQPSPYQIVNIIGKGEKTVGFWTEKDGISHKLKMNGKTAKTNNKQLGVIIWPGESTIVPRGWEIPTSGKMLRVGVPVKGGLEQFIKVERDPKTQAVTATGFSPDVFKEVIQSLPYAVPYEFIPFTIAHSPTSQNYDDLVQKIISKEYDAVVGDVTILASRSEYVDFTLPFSESSISAVVPVRNDDRKNAWIFLKPLKTELWIATGAFFVFIGFVVWVLEHRVNKEFRGPKRKQVGMIFWFSFSTLVFAHKEKITSNLSRFVLIVWVFVVLVLTSSYKASLTSMLTVQQLQPAITDLNDLIKNGEYVGYQKGSFVKDVLKRMKFDRSKFRSYSTLEEYNDALSRGSKNGGVGAIVDELPYLRLLLNKYCRKYIMVGPTYKAAGFGFAFPKGSPLVPDVSRAILKVMEGDYMNNIIQKWFGNETDCPQKDGMAITSDSLTLDSFKGLFLIAGVSAGSALLLFFLIFVYQNREIVATDDSVWKKLCTIAKVFDLERDNSNSMSEKPSEGNESNTPTLLAASEASPEIFPDIPSQSPEIRISDSLGASPAADGFSTTEPGTPVHQTITDTIEER; encoded by the exons ATGCCTAATCCAAGATGCAAATTCCTATTTCTTTTCATTCAACTTGTCTCCATCATTACCTTTTGCCACTACACAAGGGAAATAAGAAGTGAAGATAATAACACTAGTGCTGTAAAGGTGGATGTGGGCATAATTCTTGATCTGGAAACAGATGTAGGAAAAGTAATGCACATATCTATCTTACTAGCTCTCGCAGATTATCATGCCAACACTAGTCGCGGTGCCATAAGGATAGTTCCTCATATCAGGGATTCCAAGAACAATGATGTTGAAGCAGCATCCGCTG CCATATACTTGCTAAAGGATGTCCAAGTGCAAGCTATTTTTGGGCCACAAATGTCTACACAAACTGATTTTGTGATCGACTTAGGGAACAGAGTAAAAGTCCCTATCATTTCTCCAGCAACAAGTCCTTCACTTTCAGTCAAGGAAAACCCCTTCTTCATCAGAGGAGCACTTCCTTCTTCCAGCCAGACTAAAGCCATTGCAGCAATTGTTAAAAACTATAATTGGAGGGAGGTTGTAGTAATCTATGAGGATAGCCCCTATGGAACTGGGATACTTCCACATTTGACTGATGCCTTGCTGGAAATTAGCACTTTAGTCTCCTATAGAAGTGGTATTTCTCCTTCAGCCAATGATGATCAAATCCTCAGGGAGCTATACAAGTTGAAGACAATGCAGACCAGGGTGTTCATCGTGCACTTGCAACCATCTCTTGCCTCCCGCCTTTTCCTCAAGGCCAAAGAAGCCGGGATGATGAGCGATGGATATGCATGGATCATCACAGATGTGCTAACGAGTCTTCTGGACCTGGTAGATACTTCATTAATTGAGTCATCAATGCAAGGTGTTCTGGGTGTAAAATCTTATGTTCCAAGATCAAATGAGCTTAACAATTACACGAAGAGATGGAGAAAGAGATTTCGTCAAGAGTATCCAGACATGGACCAAGTAGAACTCAATATTTTCGGGCTATGGGCATATGATAGCATCACCACATTAGCAGAAGCAGTAGAGAAAGTGGGCACTACTGCTATCCCAAAATTAAAGAAACCAGACACTAGAGAGAACATAACGGACCTAGATGCACTTAGAACCTCAGAGGTGGGATCTCTGCTTATTCACTCTATGCAAAACATAGAGCTAAAAACAGGACTAAGTGGTGATTTCCATATCGTTGATAGCGAACTGCAGCCATCCCCATATCAGATTGTGAATATAATTGGGAAAGGAGAAAAAACCGTTGGATTCTGGACAGAGAAGGATGGCATTTCGCATAAACTGAAGATGAATGGTAAAACAGCTAAAACTAATAATAAGCAACTAGGGGTCATCATTTGGCCAGGTGAATCTACTATTGTTCCGAGAGGCTGGGAAATACCCACAAGTGGGAAGATGTTAAGGGTTGGAGTTCCTGTCAAAGGAGGGTTGGAGCAATTCATTAAAGTGGAAAGAGATCCAAAGACACAAGCAGTAACTGCAACTGGTTTCAGTCCAGATGTCTTCAAAGAAGTCATCCAATCTTTGCCATATGCTGTCCCTTACGAATTTATTCCATTTACAATAGCACATAGCCCCACTTCTCAAAACTATGATGATCTTGTTCAAAAGATCATTTCTAAG GAATATGATGCAGTTGTTGGTGATGTAACCATTTTAGCAAGCCGATCTGAGTATGTAGATTTCACATTACCTTTTTCAGAGTCAAGTATTTCTGCAGTTGTGCCTGTAAGGAATGATGATAGGAAGAATGCTTGGATTTTCTTGAAACCTTTAAAGACCGAGCTGTGGATAGCAACTGGAGCATTCTTCGTCTTCATTGGTTTTGTTGTTTGGGTACTCGAACATCGTGTAAACAAAGAGTTTCGAGGACCCAAACGCAAGCAAGTAgggatgatattctggttttcCTTCTCAACTCTCGTTTTTGCTCATA AAGAGAAGATAACAAGTAACTTATCAAGATTTGTGCTGATTGTGTGGGTTTTCGTGGTTCTGGTGCTGACATCAAGTTATAAAGCCAGTTTAACATCTATGTTAACAGTGCAACAGCTTCAACCTGCTATAACAGACCTCAATGATCTAATCAAGAATGGAGAATATGTAGGGTACCAAAAAGGTTCTTTTGTCAAAGATGTCTTGAAGCGCATGAAATTTGACAGATCCAAATTTAGGAGTTATAGCACATTGGAAGAGTATAACGATGCACTCTCAAGAGGTAGTAAAAATGGAGGTGTTGGTGCAATTGTTGATGAACTACCTTATCTCAGACTCTTGCTCAACAAGTACTGCAGGAAGTATATTATGGTCGGTCCGACATACAAGGCTGCCGGCTTTGGATTC GCATTTCCAAAAGGATCTCCTTTGGTACCTGACGTCTCAAGAGCAATTTTGAAGGTGATGGAGGGAGATTATATGAATAACATAATACAGAAATGGTTTGGGAATGAAACAGATTGTCCACAGAAAGATGGAATGGCTATAACATCTGATAGCCTCACCCTAGATAGTTTTAAGGGCCTTTTCCTCATAGCTGGTGTATCAGCAGGCTCCGCTCTTCTCCTATTCTTCCTTATCTTCGTTTATCAGAATAGAGAAATCGTAGCTACGGATGATTCAGTATGGAAAAAGCTTTGTACAATAGCAAAAGTCTTTGATTTAGAGAGAGACAACTCTAATTCTATGTCGGAAAAGCCATCTGAAGGCAATGAAAGCAATACGCCTACACTGCTCGCAGCAAGTGAAGCTTCTCCTGAAATATTTCCCGACATTCCTTCGCAAAGCCCAGAAATCAGAATTTCTGACAGCCTAGGAGCATCCCCTGCTGCTGATGGGTTCTCCACAACAGAACCTGGAACTCCAGTTCATCAAACAATTACAGACACAATTGAAGAAAGATGA
- the LOC129898756 gene encoding glutamate receptor 2.9-like: MEGEFMNNIIQKWFGNETDCPRIDGMAITSDSLTLDSFKGLFLIAGVSAGSALLIFFLIFLYQNREVLTTDDSIWQKLCAIAKVFDLERDNSNSMSEKPSEGNESNTPTLLAASEASPEIFPDLPSQSPEIRISDRLGASPTADRFSTTEPGTPVHENITGTIEERLR, encoded by the coding sequence ATGGAGGGAGAGTTTATGAATAACATAATTCAGAAATGGTTTGGGAATGAAACAGATTGTCCGCGGATAGATGGAATGGCTATAACATCTGATAGCCTCACGCTAGATAGTTTTAAGGGCCTTTTCCTCATAGCTGGTGTATCAGCAGGCTCCGCTCTTCTCATATTCTTCCTCATCTTCCTTTATCAGAATAGAGAAGTCTTAACCACTGATGATTCAATATGGCAAAAGCTTTGTGCAATAGCAAAAGTCTTTGATTTAGAGAGAGACAACTCTAATTCTATGTCAGAAAAGCCATCTGAAGGCAATGAAAGCAATACGCCTACACTGCTCGCAGCAAGTGAAGCTTCTCCTGAAATATTTCCCGACCTTCCTTCGCAAAGCCCAGAAATCAGAATTTCCGACAGGCTAGGAGCATCCCCTACTGCTGACAGGTTCTCTACAACAGAACCTGGAACTCCAGTTCATGAAAACATTACAGGGACAATTGAAGAGAGATTGAGATGA
- the LOC129898755 gene encoding uncharacterized protein LOC129898755 — protein sequence MNAYNATTPNFDNLLLQSLMNRLQIRPPSNPTSSFSPQSLEDLLFNTLPFSEDDDEDDDNNNESSSSSKSQLAKEESRVEKEIIRTILTGKTDSLKPNSGQAVAIGEHHICIGFHEDTGSDYRVWEWHGHIMLFDEENGYTPEYIYGNYFERVNGKLMKKKKQDEKEEQETEKEEKESDEKEEKIGNLGLRELISSGDSNNEGRILRRNMNAGSTRV from the coding sequence ATGAATGCCTACAACGCCACCACCCCAAACTTCGACAACCTCCTCCTCCAATCCCTAATGAACCGTCTTCAAATTCGTCCTCCTTCAAACCCAACTTCCTCCTTTTCCCCACAATCCCTCGAAGATCTCCTCTTCAACACTCTCCCTTTCTCCGAAGACGACGACGAAGATGATGATAACAACAacgagtcttcttcttcttccaaatCTCAGCTAGCGAAAGAAGAGTCGAGGGTCGAGAAAGAGATAATCCGGACAATCCTAACTGGAAAAACTGATTCGCTAAAACCAAATTCGGGTCAAGCTGTTGCTATTGGTGAACACCATATATGTATCGGGTTTCATGAGGATACGGGTTCGGATTATCGCGTGTGGGAGTGGCATGGTCATATTATGCTGTTTGATGAGGAAAATGGGTATACACCTGAATACATTTATGGGAATTACTTTGAAAGAGTTAATGGGAAGcttatgaagaagaagaaacaagatgAGAAAGAGGAACAGGAGACtgagaaagaagaaaaggagaGTGATGAGAAAGAGGAGAAGATTGGGAATTTggggttgagagagttgatatcATCAGGAGATTCGAATAATGAAGGTCGGATTCTTAGGAGGAATATGAATGCTGGTTCTACAAGGGTCTAG
- the LOC129898753 gene encoding glutamate receptor 2.9-like isoform X2, giving the protein MRSPKCYFLILLIQSVSIISFHHYMMAIRGETSVVKVDVGIILDLETDVGKVMHISILLALEDYHANASRSAIRIVPHLRDSKKDNVEAASAAIYLLKDVQVQAIFGPQMSTQTDFVIDLGNRVKVPIISPATSPLLTVKENPFFIRGALPSSSQTKAIAAIVKNFDWKEVVVIYEDSPYGTGILPHLTDALLEISTLVSYRSGISPSANDDQIHRELYKLKTMQTRVFIVHLQPSLASRLFLKAKEDGMMSDGYAWIITDVLTSLLDSVDPSVIESSMQGVLGIKPYVPRTNELINYTKRWRRRFRQVYPDMDIAELNVFGLWAYDGITALAKAVEKVGGTAIPKFKNTETRENLTDLDALGTSELGSLLRHSMQNTALKTALSGEFRLINGELHPSPYQIVNIVGRGQRSVGFWTEKDGISCKLKMNGKTEAKCNNKQLGDIFWAGESTIPPKGWEIPTSGKKLRVGVPVKEGLEQFLKVEIDSKTQEVTATGFCADVFKEVILSLPYALPYEFIPFQIPDSPTSPDYDDLAYKLFSEKFDAIIGDVTISANRSKYVDFTLPFTESGFSAVVPVKDDDRKNAWIFVKPLKSELWITIGAFFVFIGFVVWVLEHRVNKEFRGTKQEQVGMIFWFSFLTLVFAHSKPLTQSKSYTSFIYILASFSINHVWLVVSEERVTSNFTRFVLIVWVFVVLVLTSSYTASLTSMLTAQKLQPTITDLNDLIKHGEYVGYQKGSFVRGVLKRMKFDSTKFRSYSTLEEYNDALSRGSKNGGVGAIVDELPYLRLFLNKYCRKYIMVGPTYKTAGFGFAFPKGSP; this is encoded by the exons ATGAGAAGTCCAAAATGTTACTTCCTAATTCTTTTGATTCAATCTGTCTCCATCATTAGCTTTCACCACTACATGATGGCAATAAGAGGTGAAACTAGTGTTGTAAAGGTGGATGTGGGCATAATTCTTGATCTGGAAACAGATGTGGGAAAAGTAATGCACATTTCTATCTTACTTGCACTTGAAGATTACCATGCCAACGCTAGTCGCAGTGCCATTAGGATAGTCCCTCACTTGAGGGATTCCAAGAAAGATAATGTTGAAGCAGCATCCGCTG CCATATACTTGCTAAAGGATGTCCAAGTACAAGCTATCTTTGGGCCACAAATGTCTACACAAACTGATTTTGTGATTGACTTGGGGAACAGAGTAAAAGTTCCTATAATTTCTCCAGCAACAAGTCCTTTACTTACAGTCAAGGAAAATCCCTTTTTCATCAGAGGAGCACTTCCTTCTTCCAGCCAGACTAAAGCCATTGCAGCAATTGTAAAGAACTTTGATTGGAAGGAGGTTGTAGTAATCTACGAGGATAGCCCCTATGGAACTGGGATACTTCCACATTTGACTGATGCCTTGCTGGAAATTAGCACTTTAGTCTCCTATAGAAGTGGTATTTCTCCTTCGGCCAATGATGATCAAATCCACAGGGAGCTATACAAGTTGAAGACAATGCAGACCAGGGTGTTCATCGTGCACTTGCAACCATCTCTTGCCTCCCGCCTTTTCCTCAAGGCCAAAGAAGACGGGATGATGAGCGATGGATATGCATGGATCATCACAGATGTGCTAACGAGTCTTCTGGACTCGGTAGATCCTTCAGTGATTGAGTCATCAATGCAAGGTGTTCTTGGTATAAAGCCATATGTTCCACGAACAAATGAGCTTATCAATTACACCAAGAGGTGGAGAAGGAGATTTCGTCAAGTGTATCCAGACATGGACATAGCAGAACTCAATGTTTTCGGGCTATGGGCATATGATGGCATCACAGCATTAGCAAAAGCAGTAGAAAAAGTGGGTGGCACTGCCAtcccaaaattcaaaaatacagAAACTAGAGAGAACTTAACCGACTTAGATGCACTTGGAACCTCAGAATTGGGATCTCTGCTCCGTCACTCTATGCAAAACACAGCGCTGAAAACAGCACTAAGTGGTGAATTTCGTCTCATCAATGGAGAATTGCATCCATCCCCATATCAAATTGTGAATATAGTTGGGAGAGGACAGAGGAGTGTTGGATTCTGGACAGAGAAGGATGGGATTTCATGTAAACTGAAGATGAATGGTAAAACAGAAGCTAAGTGTAATAATAAGCAACTAGGAGACATTTTTTGGGCGGGTGAATCTACTATTCCTCCAAAAGGTTGGGAAATACCCACAAGTGGCAAGAAGTTAAGGGTTGGAGTTCCTGTCAAAGAAGGGCTGGAGCAATTCCTTAAAGTGGAAATAGATTCAAAAACACAAGAAGTAACCGCAACTGGTTTCTGTGCGGATGTCTTCAAAGAAGTCATCCTATCCTTGCCATATGCTCTCCCTTACGAATTTATTCCATTTCAAATACCAGATAGCCCCACTTCTCCAGACTATGATGATCTTGCTTATAAGCTCTTTTCTGAG AAATTTGATGCAATTATCGGTGACGTGACCATTTCAGCGAACCGATCCAAGTATGTGGATTTCACATTACCTTTTACGGAGTCCGGTTTTTCTGCAGTTGTGCCGGTAAAGGATGATGACAGGAAGAATGCTTGGATTTTCGTGAAACCTCTAAAGAGCGAACTTTGGATAACAATCGGAGCATTCTTCGTTTTCATCGGTTTTGTGGTTTGGGTACTCGAACATCGTGTAAACAAAGAGTTTCGAGGAACCAAACAAGAGCAAGTTgggatgatattctggttttcCTTCTTAACTCTCGTTTTTGCTCATAGTAAGCCTCTAACTCAAAGTAAATCATACACAAGCTTTATATATATCCTAGCTAGTTTCTCAATAAATCATGTATGGTTGGTTGTTTCAGAAGAGAGGGTAACAAGTAACTTTACCAGATTTGTGCTGATTGTGTGGGTTTTCGTGGTTCTGGTGCTGACATCGAGTTATACAGCCAGCTTAACATCTATGTTGACAGCGCAAAAGCTTCAACCTACTATAACAGACCTTAATGATCTCATCAAGCATGGAGAATATGTTGGTTACCAAAAAGGTTCCTTTGTCCGAGGCGTCTTGAAGCGCATGAAATTTGACAGCACCAAGTTCAGAAGTTATAGCACGTTGGAAGAGTATAACGATGCCCTCTCAAGAGGAAGTAAAAATGGAGGTGTAGGTGCAATTGTTGATGAACTACCTTATCTCAGACTCTTCCTCAACAAATACTGCAGGAAGTATATTATGGTTGGTCCGACTTACAAGACTGCTGGCTTTGGATTC GCATTTCCAAAAGGGTCACCTTAG
- the LOC129898753 gene encoding glutamate receptor 2.9-like isoform X1 encodes MRSPKCYFLILLIQSVSIISFHHYMMAIRGETSVVKVDVGIILDLETDVGKVMHISILLALEDYHANASRSAIRIVPHLRDSKKDNVEAASAAIYLLKDVQVQAIFGPQMSTQTDFVIDLGNRVKVPIISPATSPLLTVKENPFFIRGALPSSSQTKAIAAIVKNFDWKEVVVIYEDSPYGTGILPHLTDALLEISTLVSYRSGISPSANDDQIHRELYKLKTMQTRVFIVHLQPSLASRLFLKAKEDGMMSDGYAWIITDVLTSLLDSVDPSVIESSMQGVLGIKPYVPRTNELINYTKRWRRRFRQVYPDMDIAELNVFGLWAYDGITALAKAVEKVGGTAIPKFKNTETRENLTDLDALGTSELGSLLRHSMQNTALKTALSGEFRLINGELHPSPYQIVNIVGRGQRSVGFWTEKDGISCKLKMNGKTEAKCNNKQLGDIFWAGESTIPPKGWEIPTSGKKLRVGVPVKEGLEQFLKVEIDSKTQEVTATGFCADVFKEVILSLPYALPYEFIPFQIPDSPTSPDYDDLAYKLFSEKFDAIIGDVTISANRSKYVDFTLPFTESGFSAVVPVKDDDRKNAWIFVKPLKSELWITIGAFFVFIGFVVWVLEHRVNKEFRGTKQEQVGMIFWFSFLTLVFAHSKPLTQSKSYTSFIYILASFSINHVWLVVSEERVTSNFTRFVLIVWVFVVLVLTSSYTASLTSMLTAQKLQPTITDLNDLIKHGEYVGYQKGSFVRGVLKRMKFDSTKFRSYSTLEEYNDALSRGSKNGGVGAIVDELPYLRLFLNKYCRKYIMVGPTYKTAGFGFVRFSLHLEMLHN; translated from the exons ATGAGAAGTCCAAAATGTTACTTCCTAATTCTTTTGATTCAATCTGTCTCCATCATTAGCTTTCACCACTACATGATGGCAATAAGAGGTGAAACTAGTGTTGTAAAGGTGGATGTGGGCATAATTCTTGATCTGGAAACAGATGTGGGAAAAGTAATGCACATTTCTATCTTACTTGCACTTGAAGATTACCATGCCAACGCTAGTCGCAGTGCCATTAGGATAGTCCCTCACTTGAGGGATTCCAAGAAAGATAATGTTGAAGCAGCATCCGCTG CCATATACTTGCTAAAGGATGTCCAAGTACAAGCTATCTTTGGGCCACAAATGTCTACACAAACTGATTTTGTGATTGACTTGGGGAACAGAGTAAAAGTTCCTATAATTTCTCCAGCAACAAGTCCTTTACTTACAGTCAAGGAAAATCCCTTTTTCATCAGAGGAGCACTTCCTTCTTCCAGCCAGACTAAAGCCATTGCAGCAATTGTAAAGAACTTTGATTGGAAGGAGGTTGTAGTAATCTACGAGGATAGCCCCTATGGAACTGGGATACTTCCACATTTGACTGATGCCTTGCTGGAAATTAGCACTTTAGTCTCCTATAGAAGTGGTATTTCTCCTTCGGCCAATGATGATCAAATCCACAGGGAGCTATACAAGTTGAAGACAATGCAGACCAGGGTGTTCATCGTGCACTTGCAACCATCTCTTGCCTCCCGCCTTTTCCTCAAGGCCAAAGAAGACGGGATGATGAGCGATGGATATGCATGGATCATCACAGATGTGCTAACGAGTCTTCTGGACTCGGTAGATCCTTCAGTGATTGAGTCATCAATGCAAGGTGTTCTTGGTATAAAGCCATATGTTCCACGAACAAATGAGCTTATCAATTACACCAAGAGGTGGAGAAGGAGATTTCGTCAAGTGTATCCAGACATGGACATAGCAGAACTCAATGTTTTCGGGCTATGGGCATATGATGGCATCACAGCATTAGCAAAAGCAGTAGAAAAAGTGGGTGGCACTGCCAtcccaaaattcaaaaatacagAAACTAGAGAGAACTTAACCGACTTAGATGCACTTGGAACCTCAGAATTGGGATCTCTGCTCCGTCACTCTATGCAAAACACAGCGCTGAAAACAGCACTAAGTGGTGAATTTCGTCTCATCAATGGAGAATTGCATCCATCCCCATATCAAATTGTGAATATAGTTGGGAGAGGACAGAGGAGTGTTGGATTCTGGACAGAGAAGGATGGGATTTCATGTAAACTGAAGATGAATGGTAAAACAGAAGCTAAGTGTAATAATAAGCAACTAGGAGACATTTTTTGGGCGGGTGAATCTACTATTCCTCCAAAAGGTTGGGAAATACCCACAAGTGGCAAGAAGTTAAGGGTTGGAGTTCCTGTCAAAGAAGGGCTGGAGCAATTCCTTAAAGTGGAAATAGATTCAAAAACACAAGAAGTAACCGCAACTGGTTTCTGTGCGGATGTCTTCAAAGAAGTCATCCTATCCTTGCCATATGCTCTCCCTTACGAATTTATTCCATTTCAAATACCAGATAGCCCCACTTCTCCAGACTATGATGATCTTGCTTATAAGCTCTTTTCTGAG AAATTTGATGCAATTATCGGTGACGTGACCATTTCAGCGAACCGATCCAAGTATGTGGATTTCACATTACCTTTTACGGAGTCCGGTTTTTCTGCAGTTGTGCCGGTAAAGGATGATGACAGGAAGAATGCTTGGATTTTCGTGAAACCTCTAAAGAGCGAACTTTGGATAACAATCGGAGCATTCTTCGTTTTCATCGGTTTTGTGGTTTGGGTACTCGAACATCGTGTAAACAAAGAGTTTCGAGGAACCAAACAAGAGCAAGTTgggatgatattctggttttcCTTCTTAACTCTCGTTTTTGCTCATAGTAAGCCTCTAACTCAAAGTAAATCATACACAAGCTTTATATATATCCTAGCTAGTTTCTCAATAAATCATGTATGGTTGGTTGTTTCAGAAGAGAGGGTAACAAGTAACTTTACCAGATTTGTGCTGATTGTGTGGGTTTTCGTGGTTCTGGTGCTGACATCGAGTTATACAGCCAGCTTAACATCTATGTTGACAGCGCAAAAGCTTCAACCTACTATAACAGACCTTAATGATCTCATCAAGCATGGAGAATATGTTGGTTACCAAAAAGGTTCCTTTGTCCGAGGCGTCTTGAAGCGCATGAAATTTGACAGCACCAAGTTCAGAAGTTATAGCACGTTGGAAGAGTATAACGATGCCCTCTCAAGAGGAAGTAAAAATGGAGGTGTAGGTGCAATTGTTGATGAACTACCTTATCTCAGACTCTTCCTCAACAAATACTGCAGGAAGTATATTATGGTTGGTCCGACTTACAAGACTGCTGGCTTTGGATTCGTAAGATTCTCTCTGCATCTGGAAATGTTGCATAATTGA
- the LOC129900620 gene encoding uncharacterized protein LOC129900620, translated as MQYPQAAAAPEKAFALSLAVFSPKIITCQIRQPAFHFCSTKFGSALPSGTLRSLSISLLANHSAAVRASSSSFSSSASPWDEKPYQVLPNGKIVYLDEQDVVTFLDPPMELIPLDPSSYNPASYLWKKIEDIPEERRHRLLSLLNPRLISQAWGIAGTRYDNQKLVEKSASSLLATGNTDTVAEFWKCRTSGGPLQIAWLNFFKKVVFRTGDGKAYGRLISESVFSGLSKSFYPLYFTHSELKEVMSTEEPCDLAYEFKDGILDLPDFPHGFPKPAEHPWPFNDEIVIYIRHAGPGVMVGQAWQEGKALQQVPKKLCSEILMVKEYLSSQPQSG; from the exons ATGCAGTATCCTCAGGCAGCAGCTGCCCCAGAGAAGGCGTTCGCCCTTAGCCTCGCGGTCTTCTCCCCAAAAATAATCACTTGCCAAATTCGGCAGCCAGCTTTCCATTTCTGTTCCACAAAGTTTGGCTCAGCTCTTCCGTCCGGCACTTTGAGGTCTCTGTCAATTTCGCTTCTGGCAAACCACAGCGCCGCCGTACGAGCAAGTTCGTCTTCATTCTCCAGCTCTGCCTCACCGTGGGATGAAAAACCCTACCAAGTGTTACCGAATGGCAAGATAGTGTACTTGGACGAACAGGATGTAGTCACCTTCCTCGACCCTCCCATGGAGCTTATTCCTTTGGACCCATCTTCTTATAATCCCGCTTCTTATCTCTG GAAGAAAATTGAGGATATTCCAGAGGAAAGGAGGCACAGGCTGTTGTCCTTGCTTAACCCAAG GTTGATATCACAAGCCTGGGGGATAGCTGGCACACGGTACGATAATCAAAAACTGGTAGAGAAAAGTGCATCTAGCTTGCTAGCAACTGGAAATACTGATACAGTTGCTGAATTTTGGAAGTGCCGAACGAGCGGAG GGCCACTGCAGATTGCCTGgttaaatttcttcaaaaag GTTGTATTTCGCACTGGTGATGGGAAGGCATACGGACGACTCATTA GCGAATCAGTTTTCTCTGGGCTCTCAAAGTCATTTTATCCTTTGTACTTTACGCATAGTGAACTCAAAGAAGTAATGTCTACAGAAGAGCCTTGTGATTTAGCATATGAATTCAAAGATGGAATCTTGGATCTCCCTGATTTTCCTCATGGTTTCCCCAAGCCAG CGGAGCATCCATGGCCATTTAACGATGAGATAGTCATATATATACGTCATGCGGGCCCGGGAGTGATGGTAGGACAAGCCTGGCAAGAAGGAAAAGCATTACAACAAGTGCCTAAAAAGCTGTGCAGTGAAATCTTGATGGTGAAAGAGTATTTATCTTCTCAGCCTCAATCAGGCTAG